The DNA window tagatcactttttttaccttaacaaaaaatcaaaaagtgtaacactaccccgaagttcatttgtatgtttggtacaataattcgattggcaattagttcatgtttattagtattactgctagaatcttATTAtacatcgcataaaataaatagtgtaaatatttatcggaaaccctctcaacttctaaaatttcattgaaaatactacgtatttttcgtttaaaacaacaaagcacacgattctagcagcacttttcaggtagtttaggtcatataccgttgatatttaccaaaatcaTCTTTCCTAATATCCGGGgcagtgttacacttttgccattttttgtacacactgacagaggaaaagCTGGTCAAtccatataaatgtcgatccgcttaccttataacactcgcatattaaacaaaatatccatgtctgtattatcctgataatattctaactgacactcatctaaatcttaggtatctgtattaaataagtcttatttcggcattgtttacattgcattccgataatttgtctcccgacatgatcttctcttttaaacatgcttgtgacgtcatcaatgataataatacgtaatagagagaaatcgaagatatattcagttagaagagtttctagtgatattttatgtctgtagtttttataatttaaaccagagataaagttaaaatcgacatgtttctgagtaaaatatgacatcatgctgcttattgtgacgtcatatcgatcagtggaatttgatcgctgtgagttgccttatcatacccgcgcaGAGGGAGCGTGGTCAAATTTTTTCGGAAAGCCgctcgggctttattggatttgatcacgcctgaccaaaattataaactcataatactcaaagaatgattctttatttcttaaatatatcattatttaagaaatattgatgaaattgtttaaacaattttacgcCTTGATCAGCTGTTGTTATTGTATTAGgcatttataattatttcatttcaggtACTTGGAGTCATGCCATTCATCGTTGACCATGACAAAGCCAAGCACTACATAGAAGTCCTTCGAGAACAAAGTCGCTTGGTGAAAAATGACTGGCGACAACATAACTATTGTACATTCATCTCCAGTTTCGCGTCCAACTTTGGGAACGAGCGATGCATGGTGGTGGGTAGTACTACAGAGCGGACGAGACTCCGGTCAAGAAGGGACCAAGGGGACTATGATTACCTGATAATATCTGATGTCGCTATCCCTGTAGAGACTTTAGAGTACAGTAAAGATGTGCCTTGCTTTGTTCAAATAAATGTGCATAATACACAGTTGTCGAACCTGTCGGTGGTGGATGGGAAATATTTGAACGCTAGTCTCTTGAAGTACTTCGATGACAGTGTCTTCAAGATTTTGAGAGGCATCTACGATGTCTTCGCTTTGCCATCATTAACACGGTCTGACGATTTTATTCACATCAAGGTCAACAAAGAGGTAAAACCTGGACATAACCAGGCCCATTTTTCTGGTTTTGAATACCTGGGCAAAGAACAAGGGTACATTCAGGTGGAAGCAGATATCAATGCCATCACAAAACAATTTAGGTGTCTGCTTGATGTAAGTGACATCTCAAGGGACATGATTTCAGTTATGAGAAATATCTTCTTTTTGTTAGAAGAATTGCGACCTGAAAATATTCAGAATTCTTTAACTTTTCAAACCTTCGGCGCTCTCATTGAGGCCGGAACGGACGAGACATTGACATGGCTCTATGACGGACGCAGTAAAGGATCCTGTGATAAGGAATCCTGCAATAACGACCAAATCACCAAGGATCCTAAAGCAGAGGGAAATAGTTCCCCCGGAACAACCAAAGAACTTGTAACAATtctctttgattttaaaagtgGTCGTGATTTTATTCCAGCTTTTCCGATAAAAGGGATATTACCATGTTTAGTCGAATGGAGAAGCAGATTAATGGAATCAAAATCATTTTGGCCAAGTCGCGAAGCGATTGACCGAATCTATGAAAGCGAATATTACGTCATAGCAAAACCTGCAATTGTCAATCCAGATGTCAGGAAAGATTTTTGCATTGGATTTAACAACGCAGAGATGATTCTCTCTTCCACGTTTTCAGATGGACAAAGACTATGTTTCTTACTTTTAAAGTCGTTACAGAAAGGGTACCTGAAAGAGTTTTCAGAACGATTGACTAGCTATCATTGGAAGACGGCATTTTACTATACCTTGGAAACAACCGAGTTAGAAATGTTTGCATCACATTCCGGAATCTTTAATGCATTGGAGAAGGTTCTTAATTTCATGGTTACCTGTCTTGAACAGCGCTTTTTGCgacattatttcataaacagTAATTTAATTGCTCATTTAATAGAGGAAGAATGTCGCCAAATTATCTCCGCAATACAAGCCATCATATCGGATCCATTAACAGCTTTAGATGTTTACTTTTTTCAAGAAAAGGACGATGGGAAACTCGTTGATCAAATACCGAAC is part of the Crassostrea angulata isolate pt1a10 chromosome 3, ASM2561291v2, whole genome shotgun sequence genome and encodes:
- the LOC128177246 gene encoding uncharacterized protein LOC128177246 isoform X2, which produces MPFIVDHDKAKHYIEVLREQSRLVKNDWRQHNYCTFISSFASNFGNERCMVVGSTTERTRLRSRRDQGDYDYLIISDVAIPVETLEYSKDVPCFVQINVHNTQLSNLSVVDGKYLNASLLKYFDDSVFKILRGIYDVFALPSLTRSDDFIHIKVNKEVKPGHNQAHFSGFEYLGKEQGYIQVEADINAITKQFRCLLDVSDISRDMISVMRNIFFLLEELRPENIQNSLTFQTFGALIEAGTDETLTWLYDGRSKGSCDKESCNNDQITKDPKAEGNSSPGTTKELVTILFDFKSGRDFIPAFPIKGILPCLVEWRSRLMESKSFWPSREAIDRIYESEYYVIAKPAIVNPDVRKDFCIGFNNAEMILSSTFSDGQRLCFLLLKSLQKGYLKEFSERLTSYHWKTAFYYTLETTELEMFASHSGIFNALEKVLNFMVTCLEQRFLRHYFINSNLIAHLIEEECRQIISAIQAIISDPLTALDVYFFQEKDDGKLVDQIPNDQIEDLRHQEGDSSRKTHAEAILSLVSRLQIGADNDSSKFVAAIVDTLAVAVKTEANFDCYANEFCTGILKFIGDYLNTNFQTAEDRKRKLEVFAPILELYLSHSFG
- the LOC128177246 gene encoding uncharacterized protein LOC128177246 isoform X1, giving the protein MRLLFGDILSVFFLVQVLGVMPFIVDHDKAKHYIEVLREQSRLVKNDWRQHNYCTFISSFASNFGNERCMVVGSTTERTRLRSRRDQGDYDYLIISDVAIPVETLEYSKDVPCFVQINVHNTQLSNLSVVDGKYLNASLLKYFDDSVFKILRGIYDVFALPSLTRSDDFIHIKVNKEVKPGHNQAHFSGFEYLGKEQGYIQVEADINAITKQFRCLLDVSDISRDMISVMRNIFFLLEELRPENIQNSLTFQTFGALIEAGTDETLTWLYDGRSKGSCDKESCNNDQITKDPKAEGNSSPGTTKELVTILFDFKSGRDFIPAFPIKGILPCLVEWRSRLMESKSFWPSREAIDRIYESEYYVIAKPAIVNPDVRKDFCIGFNNAEMILSSTFSDGQRLCFLLLKSLQKGYLKEFSERLTSYHWKTAFYYTLETTELEMFASHSGIFNALEKVLNFMVTCLEQRFLRHYFINSNLIAHLIEEECRQIISAIQAIISDPLTALDVYFFQEKDDGKLVDQIPNDQIEDLRHQEGDSSRKTHAEAILSLVSRLQIGADNDSSKFVAAIVDTLAVAVKTEANFDCYANEFCTGILKFIGDYLNTNFQTAEDRKRKLEVFAPILELYLSHSFG